A genomic stretch from Oscarella lobularis chromosome 11, ooOscLobu1.1, whole genome shotgun sequence includes:
- the LOC136193113 gene encoding tRNA wybutosine-synthesizing protein 5-like isoform X2, with protein MGVSFAWIFGLVVVVISEGPDFDFSNRLGHMRELGWGGPTLPVEEIHDYPDPETFYLRYSKGNRPVVIKGGARVSPAFSKWTDEYLSSIENATNEPVLADTSGKKTQFWTFGEYLEFYKKEKLYMVYSVPKALRSDVHLPPPLRCGGYEDKLADTVMWFSNGGTKTVLHIDDVDNINCVFSGSKEALMIEYPKYKDKVKLDPRGGYSNVDVDKVDFNQFPEFSEIEYHVAKIESGDCFFMPLKWFHVIRSYERNIAVNIWYKPLEQFNRSDCEHLDSKPDPPSLDKYFFKSEDGAYTQDKWPQRRENDEKEEEDDGPPDDLREYFSNMIEDESSSLTLVGLVSQMRRDKKLMSPGIRWISEMDDIAAQFFAVLDSNSDGFIYKEEIYLISPENEEKLEELASSLEDYLDMQKKDQ; from the exons ATGGGCGTATCGTTTGCGTGGATATTCGGCctcgtagtcgtcgtcatttcagAGGGCCcagattttgatttttccaATCGACTGGGTCACATGCGAGAGCTCGGATGGGGAGGTCCCACTTTGCCCGTCGAAGAAATCCATGACTATCCCGATCCGGAGACTTTCTATTTGAGATATTCCAAGGGAAATCGACCTGTTGTCATTAAAGGAGGAGCGCGAGTTTCTCCCGCTTTTTCAAAGTGGACCGACGAGTATCTGTCGTCAATCGAAAATGCGACGAATGAGCCCGTTCTCGCCGACACGTCCGGAAAGAAGACTCAATTTTGGACATTTGGAGAATACCTTGAATTTtacaagaaagagaaattgtaTATGGTCTACAGCGTCCCAAAAGCTCTCAG AAGTGACGTGCATTTGCCACCACCCCTTAGATGTGGAGGCTACGAAGACAAGTTGGCTGACACT gtAATGTGGTTTAGTAACGGTGGAACGAAAACCGTTCTTcacatcgacgacgtcgataatATCAACTGCGTCTTTTCCGGCTCGAAAGAGGCGCTTATGATCGAATATCCGAAATATAAAGATAAGGTGAAATTGGATCCACGTGGAGGATATTCcaatgtcgacgtcgacaa AGTTGATTTTAATCAATTTCCTGAATTCTCTGAAATTGAATATCACGTGGCAAAAATTGAGAGCGGCGATTGTTTCTTTATGCCATTGAAAtg GTTTCATGTTATTCGATCGTACGAAAGAAATATCGCCGTCAATATCTGGTACAAGCCGCTTGAGCAGTTCAATCGTTCCGATTGCGAACATCTGGACTCGAAACCGGACCCACCGAGTCTCGACAAATATTTCTTTAAATCAGAAGACGGCGCATACACGCAGGATAAATGGCCACAacgtcgcgaaaacgacgagaaagaagaggaggacgatgGGCCGCCGGATGACTTACG CGAGTATTTTTCTAATATGATCGAGGACGAGTCGAGTTCTCTTACATTGGTTGGACTAGTATCTCAAATGAGGAGG GATAAGAAGTTGATGAGTCCTGGTATAAGATGGATATCAGAGATGGATGACATTGCTGCTCAG TTTTTTGCTGTACTTGACAGCAATTCGGACGGCTTCATAtataaagaagaaatttatcTAATATCACCGGAA aacgaagaaaaactaGAAGAACTTGCATCGAGCTTGGAAGACTATCTTGACATGCAGAAGAAAGATCAATAA
- the LOC136193113 gene encoding uncharacterized protein isoform X1, which translates to MFLLLLALFRATSGSIDPSTAAGHLEKLGSRGPIRKVAETTGFLDPETFYRQHTKKFRPIVFRDAAKQSPAFERWTDDYLKATAQANPNNGGDLVVEARKKENRSAASYMMSLDRFIDSYRRLDIYMVASVPEFLRNDVVLPRSLACGGFSRNLVDTVIWFSSGGTKSVLHHDDVDNINCLLAGTKELYFIEYPKFRDKVPLDRSFGGYSSLDVDHVDFVKFPGMMDVEYEYVKMEAGDCLYIPFKWYHQVRSYDRNIAVNVWWNPLLAFNKTDCEENPSLTPTLNDFDWPGMKTKDEEEEEGEEEEGGSDDDNDPLRKFLKSFLKKDSEALTVDEFIPKIKSRLLTPNSGLWWSSEMNRIAKEIFDLIDFNKDNFFTKTDLAALTESEFTTINDLANDIDEVIDDIKMGVVTRTNDVENDDDATESDDAELTINDTEKDEL; encoded by the exons ATGTTCTTGCTCCTCTTAGCGTTGTTCCGAGCCACAAGCGGCTCCATAGATCCCTCCACCGCTGCAGGCCACCTAGAAAAGCTCGGATCGCGCGGTCCCATCCGCAAAGTCGCCGAAACGACCGGCTTTCTCGACCCGGAAACATTTTACAGACAACACACGAAAAAATTCCGCCCAATCGTCTTTCGCGACGCCGCAAAACAATCGCCAGCCTTCGAACGCTGGACAGACGACTACCTCAAAGCAACAGCGCAAGCAAATCCAAACAACggcggcgatctcgtcgtggaagcgcgaaaaaaagaaaatcgttcgGCTGCGAGCTACATGATGAGTCTCGATCGATTCATCGACTCGTACAGGCGCTTGGACATCTATATGGTGGCGAGCGTGCCCGAGTTTCttcgcaacgacgtcgttttgccgcGATCGCTCGCGTGCGGCGGATTTTCGAGAAATTTGGTTGATACTGTGATTTGGTTCAGTAGTGGCGGAACGAAATCGGTTCTGCatcacgatgacgtcgataaTATCAATTGCCTGCTCGCCGGCACGAAAGAACTTTATTTTATTGAATATCCGAAATTTCGCGATAAG gtGCCGTTGGATCGTTCTTTCGGAGGCTATTCGTCTTTGGATGTTGATCA tgttGATTTCGTCAAGTTTCCCGGCATGATGGACGTTGAGTATGAGTACGTTAAAATGGAAGCGGGCGATTGTTTGTACATTCCGTTCAAGTG gtATCACCAGGTTCGATCGTATGATCGCAACATTGCCGTCAATGTTTGGTGGAATCCGCTTTTGGCTTTCAATAAGACAGACTGCGAGGAAAATCCGTCTTTGACGCCTACTCTCAATGACTTTGACTGGCCTGGAATGAAAACCAaagatgaggaggaggaggaaggggaggaggaggaagggggTAGTGATGATGACAATGATCCGTTAAG GAAATTTTTGAAGTCATTTCTTAAGAAAGATTCAGAGGCGTTGACTGTAGACGAATTCATACCCAAGATTAAAtca AGATTGCTTACACCGAACAGTGGCCTTTGGTGGTCTTCAGAAATGAATAGAATTGCGAAGGAA ATTTTTGACCTAATCGATTTCAACAAAGATAATTTCTTCACTAAAACGGATCTCGCTGCCCTGACAGAATCG GAATTCACCACAATCAATGATCTAGCCAATGATATAGACGAAGTAATTGACGACATCAAGATGGGAGTGGTGACTCGCaccaatgacgtcgaaaacgacgatgacgcaACGGAATCAGATGACGCCGAACTTACAATCAACGACACCGAAAAGGATGAATtgtaa